The Brevibacterium atlanticum genome segment TTGCGGGGAGGCAAGCGCCTGCGAGCAGCTATGGCGTGGCGGAGGTCAGGATACGCGCATGCCCTTGAACTCGCTGCGGTGGAAGACGAGTGCCTCCGGGCCGTCAGGGCTGCGCGTGGCAAGGATCTCGAGCAGGGCGACGGTGTGGTCGCCGGCCTCGACCTCGTTGTAGAGGCGGGTCCAGAGGAATGCCGAGCTGCCGGGGATCGTCACCGCGCCTGCGGGCGTGAGGTCGGGATCGACGCCGTCGAAGCGGCGGGAGCGGTCCTTCGAGGCGAGCTGTCTGGCCAGCTCCTCCTGGTCCGTGCCCAGCAGCGAGATACCGAGCTCGGGTGCCTCGCGCAGGGTGGGCCAGGTCGCTGACGACTTCTGGACCGCGACACTGACCAGAGGCGGATCGAGTGAGACTCCGACCGTCAGCGTGGAGGCGACGAGCCCCGCGGGGGCACCGTCGATGGTTGCGCCGATGAAGGCGACTCCCTGCGGGAAGTGGGAGAAGGTCTCGCGGAGGTTCTCCGGCGAGGCGGCAGCGGCGGCCGTGGACGGTGTGGCCGAAGGGTTTGTCAAGATCGTCATTCCTTCACCTCATATGCTCTGTTGAGCGATCCGGATCGGCATCTCCAGTCGTGCGAGGCTCGAGACTCTGGGACCGCTCGTCGATATGCGTCAGTCGTGTTCCCCGATCATTGCAAAGTCCACGTGAAACGCGGTGATCGGGGCCATATGGCGACTCATTGTGACCCTCTGTGACAGACAAAGTCGGACCATGACGCGGTGCGACGTCAATGTCGGTGCTGGGGCATAGATTGCTCAGCGATACTGATGACCCGACTCATGTGTCTCACCCGGTGAGCGCAGCAGGAGCCTTCCATGACCCAGACCTCGGTCACCTATCCGACCAACCAGGACCCGCCTCGGCGATTCCTCGATGGAAAGAAACGGGTGCTGGCGTCGGCCTTCGCCGGAACGACGATCGAGTGGTACGACTTCTACCTCTACGGAACCGCGGCGGCTCTGATCTTCAACGTTCAGTTCTTCCCCTCCGACAGCGAACTCGGCAGCAGACTCGCGTCCTTCGCCACCCTCGCCGTCGGATTCTTCGCCCGCCCGCTGGGCGGAATCCTCGCCGGCCACCTCGGGGATCGGGTCGGACGCAAGGCCCTGCTCGTCGTGTCCCTGCTGTCCATGGGCATTGCTTCGACGCTCATCGGTCTCGTCCCGAACTTCGCCGCCATCGGCTGGTGGGCCGCCGTCTCGCTCGTCGTCCTGCGCATCGTCCAGGGGCTGTCCGCCGGAGCCGAATGGGGAGGTTCCGCTCTGCTGTCGGTTGAACACGCGCCGGCCCGCAAGCGCGGATTCTTCGGTTCCTTCACCCAGATCGGCTCCGCTGCGGGCATGCTCCTGGCCACCAGCGCCTTCTTCATCGTCCAGAATCTGCTGAGCACCGAACAGTTCGAAGCATTCGGGTGGCGCATCCCGTTCCTAGCCTCCGCACTGCTTGTGGGACTGGGTCTGTGGATCCGCCTCGGTGTCTCCGACGCCCCGGAATTCCAAGAGCTCAAGGACTCCGGCAAGGTCGCCAAGGCTCCGCTGCGCACGGTCATCATCGACCACCCTCGGGTCCTGCTCATCACGATCGGTCTGCGCCTGGCCCAGAACAGCGTCTTCTACCTCATCACCGTCTACATGCTCAGCTATCTGTCGGAGAACCGCGACGATTCGACCTCCGGCGTCACTGCTGTGATGATCGCCTCGGCCATCGGTCTGGTCACCGGCCCGGCGTGGGGCTGGGTCTCCGACCGCGTCGGCCGCAAGCCCGTGACCATCGGCGGCTTCATCGGCATCGCCGTGTTCGGGTGGATCTTCTTCGCCTACCTCGACGCGGGTCCGCTGGCCTTCCTGCCTATCATCGTCATTCTTGGCATGAACCTTGCCCACGATGCCGTCTACGGGCCCCAGGCCGCTTGGTTCGCCGAGCAGTTCCCTATCGAGGTCCGCTACTCGGGAGTGAACATGGGCTACCAACTGGGCACCGTCATCGGCGGCGGAATCATGCCGATGGTCGCCGCGCTGCTCTACGTCGCCGGCGGGCACTCGCCGTGGCTGATCTGCGGCTACCTCACCCTGCTGTGCGCGATCTCGCTCATCGCTGCCGTGGCGGCCAAGGACCCGGCACGCGACCTCGCCCGCAGCGCAGCCTGAGCCGCCGCCTGAGCCGACAGTGCATTCGTACGTAAGCCCCCTGCGGGGCCGGTGCGACACGCCGACACAACAACACGCACCACTGAAACTGGAGACAATTGATGACGAAACCGATCGTGCTCAACGCCTTCGACATGATGACCCCGGTCCATCAGTCGCCAGGCCTCTGGCGCCACCCCGAATCACGCATCGGAGAGTTCACCCAGCTCTCGTTCTGGACGAATCTGGCGAAGACGCTCGAAGAGGGCGGATTCTCATCCCTCTTCCTCGCCGACATCCTCGGCGTCTACGACGTCTACGGCGGCAACGCCGATGTCACGAAC includes the following:
- a CDS encoding flavin reductase family protein, giving the protein MTILTNPSATPSTAAAAASPENLRETFSHFPQGVAFIGATIDGAPAGLVASTLTVGVSLDPPLVSVAVQKSSATWPTLREAPELGISLLGTDQEELARQLASKDRSRRFDGVDPDLTPAGAVTIPGSSAFLWTRLYNEVEAGDHTVALLEILATRSPDGPEALVFHRSEFKGMRVS
- a CDS encoding MFS transporter, with product MTQTSVTYPTNQDPPRRFLDGKKRVLASAFAGTTIEWYDFYLYGTAAALIFNVQFFPSDSELGSRLASFATLAVGFFARPLGGILAGHLGDRVGRKALLVVSLLSMGIASTLIGLVPNFAAIGWWAAVSLVVLRIVQGLSAGAEWGGSALLSVEHAPARKRGFFGSFTQIGSAAGMLLATSAFFIVQNLLSTEQFEAFGWRIPFLASALLVGLGLWIRLGVSDAPEFQELKDSGKVAKAPLRTVIIDHPRVLLITIGLRLAQNSVFYLITVYMLSYLSENRDDSTSGVTAVMIASAIGLVTGPAWGWVSDRVGRKPVTIGGFIGIAVFGWIFFAYLDAGPLAFLPIIVILGMNLAHDAVYGPQAAWFAEQFPIEVRYSGVNMGYQLGTVIGGGIMPMVAALLYVAGGHSPWLICGYLTLLCAISLIAAVAAKDPARDLARSAA